The Microbulbifer pacificus sequence ACCGGATTTCCGGGCAGGCCGAAGAACAGCGCTTCGCCATTTGCTTTCGGCAGGCGGCCAAAAGCAAAGGGTTTGCCGGGTTTGATGGCAAGTTTCCAGAAATCGATTTCGCCGAGTTCCTGCAACACCGTTTTGGTGAAATCCGCTTCACCCACGGAAACTCCACCACTGGTAATTACAAAATCCGCGTTGTTTCTGGCGTGAATGAATGCTTCGCGGATACTTTCTGGTTGATCGGGATAGCAGCCGAGATCCAGGATAGCCACATCCAATTGCTCCAGCGCGGCGCGCAGAGCGATGCGGTTGCTGTCATAGATATCGCCGTCGCCCAGCTCCGTCACCGGGGTGCCGATGGGTTTCAGTTCGTCGCCGATGGAGAGCAGGGCGGCCTTGAGTTGGCGCAGCACAGTGACTTCGGCCACGCCAGCCGCGCCCAGCAGAGCGATATGGGGGACTTTTATTTTGGCGCCGACGGGGATCAGGCTCTGACCCAGGTGCACGTCTTCACCGCGGTGGCGAATATTTTCGCCTGGAGCGGCGGGGCGGCTCATGCTGAGCTGGTCACCCTCGAGTGTACAGTTTTCCTGCATCTGCACACGGTCGGCCCCGGCGGGGACGGCCGCGCCGGTGGTAATACGGGTTGCCTGTCCGGGCTCCAGTGTTCCCGAGAACGGGTGGCCGGCGAGGCTTTTGCCCACGATGGTGTAGCGTTCAAACTCGCCACACAGGGCGTAACCATCCATGGCAGAGTTGTCGCAGGGGGGCAGATCGAGGGCGGAGAGTACCGGCTCCGCGAGTACTCGTCCGCAGGCCTGATGCAGTGGAATAGTCTCGGTTTCGGTGATCGGTTTGATGCCATCGATCAGCATCTGCTTGGCGGCTTCTACGGAGCGCAGGCCATTTTCTGCACAGGCGTCTGACATAGCTCTTGCCTTTTGTTGCTATCTGCTTGATCCGCAAGATAGCCGGCCACACCGAGCCTGCCAAGCCTCAGTCGACGGCTACCGCAAGGTTTGTGGTCAGCAGTGCTGAGATTTCCGGTTTGCAGGAGCCGCAATTCGTACCACAACCCAGCCGTTTACCCAGCTCTTCTAACGATGTCGCGCCGTCGGCGATGGTGAGTTCGATTTCCCTGCGGGATACCTGCAGGCAGGTGCATATCATCTGAGCGCCGGCTGGTACATCGTGCAGTAGTTTGGCGGGCGCGTCTGGTAGCGGTTGCTGCAGAGCGCTTTCCAGGGTTTTGCGGTCTGGCAGGGACTGCCATGCGGCACTGGTGAACACCAGCAATTCCATCTGTTCACTGTGCAACAGCCAGCGTTCGCCATTCGGCAATTGCAGGCGTTTGCGGTTGAGGGGGCGGGCGCGCAGGTTGAACAATCTGTCGGCCAGCGCCTGCCAATCCGGCTGAGTTTTCAGGGCCAGCTCGAAGCGGTAGCCACCTTCAACTGGGACCCGGTACCAGTGCAATATCGTCTCAAACAGTTGCGCATCGCCAGCTTGTAGATACCGGTGCAGTTCTTCCGCGGCACGGGTGCGCAGCAGCAGGCAGGCAAAGCTGTGGGCATTCAGGGGTTCTATCTTTACCGCCATCTGCTTCAGTTCCGGCTGACCGGAGAAGGGATCGGTAACGGGGGCGGCCAGTGCGCTGACGGTAGCATGGTGGGCGAGGCTGTCGCTCCAGTGGATGGGAGCAAACAGCTGGCCGGGCTTCTGGCTAGTGGTGACGTGGGCGCGGCCGAAGAACTGGCCTTGTTCACTTTCCACACGCACCAGCTGCGCGTCTTCAACGCGGAATCTCCGCGCTTCCTGCGGATGTACGTGCAGCTCCGGCGCTTCGCTGTGGTCCAGTAGTTTACGTGCGCGGCCGGTGCGGGTCATGGTGTGCCACTGGTCGCGCATACGGCCGCTGTTCAGTACCAGTGGATACTCGTCGCGGGTTTCCTGCATCGGGCACCGGGGTGTCACTGCGACGAAGCGGGCGCGGCCATTCGGTGTGTAGAAGTCATCGTCGCTAAACAGCCGCGGCGTGCCGTTCGGGTTGGCAGCGGTGACCGGCCACTGCACCGGTGTGAAGTTATCGTATTCGGTATCACTGATATTGGCCAACGCGGAAATATCAAATGCGCGGCGGGCCTGCTCGCGGTTGTTTTCAAAACCCGAGAGTGCGGCGTGCTCGCGGAAAATATCCGCCGGGGATGCGTAATTGAAGGCATCCGCGAAGCCCAGACGTCGGGCCACATCGCAGAGGATTTCCCAGTCGTGGCGCGCGTCACCCGGTTTCGGCAGGAAGCCTTTCTGCCGTGAAATACGGCGTTCGGAGTTGGTGACAGTACCGGTCTTTTCTCCCCAGGTTGTCGCAGGCAACAGCAGGTCCGCACAGCGCGCGGTGTCCGTATCTGCCACACAGTCGGATACGATCACCGTTGGGCAGCGCTTCAGGGCCTTCGCCACCCGGCGTGCGTCCGGCATACTCACCGCCGGGTTCGTGGCCATGATCCATACGGCTTTCACCTGACCGCTCTCCACCGCCTTGAACAGATCCACCGCCTTGAGCCCGGGGCCCCTCGCCAGGTTGTCTGTATTCCAGAAACGGCCGACGCGGTCGATATTGTCCTCGGTGAAATCCATATGCGCAGCGAGCACATTCGCCAATCCACCTACCTCACGTCCTCCCATGGCATTGGGCTGACCGGTAATGGAAAAGGGCCCGCAGCCGGGCTTGCCGATACGCCCGGTAGCCAAGTGGCAGTTGATGATGGCATTGTTCTTGTCGGTGCCGGTGCTGGATTGATTGATGCCCTGGGAATAGAAACTGATGGATTTTTTTGTGGTACGGAACAGCTCGTAGAATGTGAGCAGCTGCTCCAGCTCCAGGCTGCAGTACGCCGCCACCCTCTCCGGCGTCCACTCGGCCGCCGCATACAGGGTATCGGTAAAATTTTCCGTATGGTTTTCGATAAATGCGTGATCCAGCGCGCCGAACTCGGCAAGGTAGTGCAACAGCCCATTGAACAGCGCCGCATCACTGCCCGGCGTGATCGCCAGATGCATATCCGCCATTTCACTGGTGGCGCTGCCACGGGGATCGATGACCACCAGTTTCGCATTGCCCGCCTGCATGCGCTGGAACAGAATCGGGTGGGTCCAGGCGGCGTTGGAACCGATCAATACCACCAACTCAGCCTGATCCAGATCCTCGTAATTACACGGCACCGCATCCGCACCAAACGCGCGCTTGTACGCCGCCACCGCGGACGACATACACAGACGCGAATTGGTATCCACGTTGGCCGTGCCGATAAAACCCTTCATCAGCTTGTTGG is a genomic window containing:
- the glp gene encoding gephyrin-like molybdotransferase Glp: MSDACAENGLRSVEAAKQMLIDGIKPITETETIPLHQACGRVLAEPVLSALDLPPCDNSAMDGYALCGEFERYTIVGKSLAGHPFSGTLEPGQATRITTGAAVPAGADRVQMQENCTLEGDQLSMSRPAAPGENIRHRGEDVHLGQSLIPVGAKIKVPHIALLGAAGVAEVTVLRQLKAALLSIGDELKPIGTPVTELGDGDIYDSNRIALRAALEQLDVAILDLGCYPDQPESIREAFIHARNNADFVITSGGVSVGEADFTKTVLQELGEIDFWKLAIKPGKPFAFGRLPKANGEALFFGLPGNPVSAIVTLYQLVVPALEKLRGTSEQYRQPPVQLRARLLNSIRKKPGRTDYQRGFTYRDGDGIQVVETRGIQGSHILSGFAAANCFVVLPREGGDCETGDWVTVEPFTAPLK
- a CDS encoding nitrate reductase, with product MALPELFSARRSCTTCPYCGVGCGVVATREKTAAGGEEVIRIQGDEQHPANRGKLCVKGSSLADTLGDHGRLLKPRLHGVDCDWDTALEYAASKLRETIYEHGPDSVAFYLSGQLLTEDYYVANKLMKGFIGTANVDTNSRLCMSSAVAAYKRAFGADAVPCNYEDLDQAELVVLIGSNAAWTHPILFQRMQAGNAKLVVIDPRGSATSEMADMHLAITPGSDAALFNGLLHYLAEFGALDHAFIENHTENFTDTLYAAAEWTPERVAAYCSLELEQLLTFYELFRTTKKSISFYSQGINQSSTGTDKNNAIINCHLATGRIGKPGCGPFSITGQPNAMGGREVGGLANVLAAHMDFTEDNIDRVGRFWNTDNLARGPGLKAVDLFKAVESGQVKAVWIMATNPAVSMPDARRVAKALKRCPTVIVSDCVADTDTARCADLLLPATTWGEKTGTVTNSERRISRQKGFLPKPGDARHDWEILCDVARRLGFADAFNYASPADIFREHAALSGFENNREQARRAFDISALANISDTEYDNFTPVQWPVTAANPNGTPRLFSDDDFYTPNGRARFVAVTPRCPMQETRDEYPLVLNSGRMRDQWHTMTRTGRARKLLDHSEAPELHVHPQEARRFRVEDAQLVRVESEQGQFFGRAHVTTSQKPGQLFAPIHWSDSLAHHATVSALAAPVTDPFSGQPELKQMAVKIEPLNAHSFACLLLRTRAAEELHRYLQAGDAQLFETILHWYRVPVEGGYRFELALKTQPDWQALADRLFNLRARPLNRKRLQLPNGERWLLHSEQMELLVFTSAAWQSLPDRKTLESALQQPLPDAPAKLLHDVPAGAQMICTCLQVSRREIELTIADGATSLEELGKRLGCGTNCGSCKPEISALLTTNLAVAVD